A window from Brachyhypopomus gauderio isolate BG-103 chromosome 6, BGAUD_0.2, whole genome shotgun sequence encodes these proteins:
- the LOC143516367 gene encoding interferon a3-like, producing the protein MKTQKKGSISNFHILSNSSISHLELACKNAIRDDTKLNLEFPNKQYSHITQLQSKDHILFILRTLKNVMRVYDGEHEKSDCDPRKLQIFLLDIHRQVSELEQCATHVVVTDLTRRISKKMDMHFKSLISHLKNMDYSTKSWNDITGVVLRHLRRLDLLAINTKNHLQALT; encoded by the exons ATGAAGACACAAAAGAAAGGGTCCATCAgcaattttcacattttaagCAATAGCTCAATTTCGCATCTTGAGCTGGCG TGCAAAAATGCTATACGTGACGACACCAAATTGAATTTGGAGTTTCCGAACAAGCAGTATAGCCACATTACTCAACTACAG TCAAAGGATCACATACTGTTTATTCTACGTACTCTAAAAAACGTGATGAGGGTATATGACGGGGAACACGAGAAGTCTGACTGCGACCCACGCAAACTGCAGATATTCCTGCTTGATATTCATCGTCAGGTTTCAGAGCTGGAGCAATGT GCAACACACGTCGTCGTCACAGACCTTACCAGGAGGATATCTAAAAAGATGGATATGCACTTCAAAAGTCTGATCTCTCACCTTAAAAATATG GactacagcacaaaaagttgGAATGACATCACAGGCGTAGTGCTGAGACACCTCAGAAGACTCGACTTACTGGCCATAAACACTAAAAACCACCTCCAGGCTTTGACATAA
- the LOC143516366 gene encoding interferon a3-like, whose product MKTQKKGSISNFHILSNSSISHLELACKNAIRDDTKLNLEFPNKQYSHITQLQSKDHILFILRTLKNVMRVYDGEHEKSDCDPRKLQIFLLDIHRQVSELEQCATHVVVTDLTRRISKKMDMHFKSLISHLKNMDYSTKSWNDITGVVLRHLRRLDLLAINTKNHLQALT is encoded by the exons ATGAAGACACAAAAGAAAGGGTCCATCAgcaattttcacattttaagCAATAGCTCAATTTCGCATCTTGAGCTGGCG TGCAAAAATGCTATACGTGACGACACCAAATTGAATTTGGAGTTTCCGAACAAGCAGTATAGCCACATTACTCAACTACAG TCAAAGGATCACATACTGTTTATTCTACGCACTCTAAAAAACGTGATGAGGGTATATGACGGGGAACACGAGAAGTCTGACTGCGACCCACGCAAACTGCAGATATTCCTGCTTGATATTCATCGTCAGGTTTCAGAGCTGGAGCAATGT GCAACACACGTCGTCGTCACAGACCTTACCAGGAGGATATCTAAAAAGATGGATATGCACTTCAAAAGTCTGATCTCTCACCTTAAAAATATG GactacagcacaaaaagttgGAATGACATCACAGGCGTAGTGCTGAGACACCTCAGAAGACTCGACTTACTGGCCATAAACACTAAAAACCACCTCCAGGCTTTGACATAA